GCTGCTCGAGAAAAACGCGGTCGTTGTGCCCACCTTCGCCATCGTCGATGCCATTGTGAAATATGGACGCGTTGCGGGAGTGCGGGAGTATGCAATGAGGAAAGCGGAAGAAAGCCATAAGGCTCACATAGAGTCCATCCGCAACGCTTTCGACGCCGGTGTCAAGATCGCCGCAGGCACTGATTTTCCCGGGTCTCCCGGGGTGGCTCACGGCGACAACGCCGTGGAATTGGAGATATTCGTCGAACAATTGGGTTTGAGCCCGATGGATGCGATCATCAGTGCTACGCGCATCGGCGCCGAGGCCTTGGGCATGGATGACAAGATCGGCACTCTCAGCCCGGGCAAGAAAGCGGACCTGCTAATTGTAGATGGAGACCCAACGCAGGACATCAAAATCCTGCAAGACAAATCCGCAATCAAGCTGGTCATGCGATCGGGCCAGATCGCCGTCGACCGCCGCTAAGCAGCATCCACAGAACGAGAAAGCTTGAAGAGGGGACTCCCGACCGACGCGCTTCCTATTATGCGCAGGTCACGCGCCGGACAAACTCATAGGTTCTTTCCTTCACCAGCTCCTTGTCGTAATCGACAGGGATCATATGGCAGGAATTCGGAAGCTCTACGACTATCTTGTCGTCGCACCCGAGAAGCCGATGAATAAGGTGAACGTTGGGAGGGTCAACAACATGGTCGATTACTCCCTGGAACAAAAGGACGGGAACCGTTACGTCACGCAGGTCGTTCCTCACATGGTCGAGCAAATCCAGCAGGGACTCGATGCATCGCAGAGGAACGCGGTCGTAACTCAACACCTCCGGACGAGCCTCAAGATTCGCAACGTCGGGCGCCGGAGAATGCATATACTTAACGAACGGCTTTATCAAGGGAAGAAAAGGAAGGAGAGGATTCTTCATATATATCGGTGCGCCGTATGTAATGACTCCGGCCACCTTGTTCCCGCTTGCATGATGGGCCGCCAAATGCAGGCTGAGCGTGCCGCCCATCGACTGGCCGCAGACCACCACCTTTTCGCATTTCGAGCTTAATTCCACAAGACTCGCCACGCTCGCGCCGTACCAGTCGCGCCAGTCCGTCCGGCTCATCTCCTCAGGCGTAGTCCCGTGGCCCGGCAACTGCCTGCACAGAACCGTGACGTCCCTCTCGGCCAGAT
The nucleotide sequence above comes from Candidatus Abyssobacteria bacterium SURF_5. Encoded proteins:
- a CDS encoding alpha/beta fold hydrolase, with the translated sequence MRLDPEKTAAFQFDRGPVGCLLIHGFTGSPFMFRELAQYLAERDVTVLCRQLPGHGTTPEEMSRTDWRDWYGASVASLVELSSKCEKVVVCGQSMGGTLSLHLAAHHASGNKVAGVITYGAPIYMKNPLLPFLPLIKPFVKYMHSPAPDVANLEARPEVLSYDRVPLRCIESLLDLLDHVRNDLRDVTVPVLLFQGVIDHVVDPPNVHLIHRLLGCDDKIVVELPNSCHMIPVDYDKELVKERTYEFVRRVTCA